Proteins found in one Paenibacillus sp. FSL R10-2782 genomic segment:
- the floA gene encoding flotillin-like protein FloA (flotillin-like protein involved in membrane lipid rafts) yields MFESGIVSVLLIAVVVIIVLSVFFSFFPVMLWISALASGVRIGIITLVAMRLRRVTPSRIVNPLIKATKAGLGLNINQLESHFLAGGNVDRVINALIAAQRANIPLEFERAAAIDLAGRDVLQAVQMSVNPRVIETPTVAAVAKDGIEVKVKARVTVRANIDRLVGGAGEETIIARVGEGIVTTVGSSNSHKDVLENPDSISRTVLSKGLDAGTAFEILSIDIADVDVGKNIGAFLQTEQAEADKRIAQAKAEERRAMAVAQEQEMKARVVEMRARVVESESEVPLAMAEALRGGKLGVMDYMNLKNIEADTQMRGSLGKPNENSGNDNKTRD; encoded by the coding sequence GTGTTCGAATCGGGTATTGTCAGCGTTTTGTTGATTGCCGTTGTAGTAATTATTGTGTTAAGCGTATTTTTTAGTTTTTTCCCGGTGATGCTGTGGATTTCAGCATTGGCTTCGGGGGTGAGGATTGGCATTATTACACTGGTGGCTATGCGATTACGGCGTGTAACGCCAAGCCGGATTGTGAATCCGCTGATTAAGGCAACCAAGGCTGGTCTGGGCTTAAACATCAATCAGTTGGAAAGTCATTTCCTGGCGGGTGGTAATGTAGACCGAGTGATCAATGCGCTGATTGCTGCACAGCGGGCTAATATTCCGCTCGAATTTGAACGCGCAGCTGCGATTGACCTTGCAGGTCGGGATGTTCTGCAAGCGGTCCAAATGAGTGTTAATCCGCGTGTTATTGAGACACCTACTGTCGCTGCGGTAGCCAAGGATGGTATCGAAGTGAAAGTTAAGGCTCGTGTTACAGTGCGTGCCAACATTGATCGACTCGTCGGGGGTGCCGGAGAAGAAACGATTATTGCGCGGGTCGGTGAAGGGATCGTTACAACTGTCGGATCCAGTAATTCGCATAAGGACGTGCTGGAGAACCCGGATTCCATTTCGAGAACGGTGCTGTCCAAAGGTCTGGATGCCGGAACGGCGTTTGAAATCTTGTCCATTGATATTGCGGACGTCGATGTAGGTAAAAATATTGGTGCCTTCCTGCAAACCGAGCAAGCGGAAGCTGATAAACGGATTGCGCAGGCGAAAGCGGAAGAACGGCGTGCAATGGCTGTGGCGCAGGAGCAGGAAATGAAGGCGCGTGTCGTAGAGATGAGAGCGCGTGTGGTTGAATCCGAATCCGAAGTGCCGTTGGCGATGGCTGAGGCGCTCCGTGGCGGAAAACTTGGCGTTATGGACTATATGAATTTGAAAAACATTGAGGCAGATACGCAAATGCGCGGCTCCTTGGGCAAACCGAATGAAAACTCGGGAAATGACAACAAAACCCGGGATTAA
- the yqfC gene encoding sporulation protein YqfC — protein MSRMSRKLRKWASETLELPQDILFDLPRLTLIGSRQLYVENHRGVVDFTQDQLVLALAQGRLRVSGHGLVITSIMPEQVSVEGHITDIQLEGTEEGS, from the coding sequence ATGAGCCGGATGAGCCGCAAACTGCGAAAGTGGGCCAGTGAGACGCTGGAACTTCCGCAGGACATTCTATTTGACCTGCCGAGGTTAACTCTCATTGGCAGCCGCCAGCTTTATGTGGAGAATCACCGGGGCGTCGTGGACTTCACGCAGGATCAGCTTGTACTTGCGCTTGCGCAGGGCAGGCTGCGGGTGTCGGGGCATGGGCTTGTCATCACATCTATTATGCCTGAGCAGGTAAGTGTGGAAGGACACATTACGGATATCCAATTGGAAGGAACGGAGGAAGGCTCATGA